A portion of the Cryptomeria japonica chromosome 5, Sugi_1.0, whole genome shotgun sequence genome contains these proteins:
- the LOC131028790 gene encoding calcium-binding protein KIC-like, with product MLYSLITREIYTRSKMEEFQDFLPVMAEKLGAPDFMEELCKGFRLLADPQRGLITVESLRKNSAILGVESLTDSEIEAMVQEGDLDGDGALNEHEFCVLMIRLSPSFMAEAENWLQEALINELEETLKDCKS from the coding sequence ATGCTCTACTCGCTCATAACTCGGGAAATTTATACCAGAAGTAAAATGGAGGAATTTCAGGATTTTCTTCCAGTTATGGCGGAGAAATTGGGGGCACCCGATTTTATGGAGGAACTGTGTAAAGGGTTTCGTCTACTGGCGGATCCACAACGGGGTTTGATCACCGTCGAAAGTCTGAGGAAAAATTCAGCTATTTTAGGGGTTGAATCTTTGACAGATTCAGAAATAGAAGCGATGGTGCAGGAGGGAGATTTAGACGGCGACGGAGCTCTGAATGAGCACGAATTTTGTGTTCTGATGATTCGACTCAGCCCTTCTTTCATGGCGGAGGCTGAAAATTGGCTCCAGGAAGCCCTGATCAATGAATTGGAAGAAACGTTGAAAGATTGTAAATCTTAA